In Gossypium hirsutum isolate 1008001.06 chromosome D06, Gossypium_hirsutum_v2.1, whole genome shotgun sequence, one genomic interval encodes:
- the LOC107901501 gene encoding CXXC motif containing zinc binding protein: MVNFMLKISADLENLTNLQPQGGCDDPSFPYLFKLKCGRCGELSQKETCVSLGDTVPLLQGKGTTNLVQKCKFCMREGTVTMIPGKGRPLTQEDCEGGKFAPLMLFDCRGYEPVGFVFGVGWKVESLEGTKFEGIDLSGDDFSEYDEKGECPVMISNLRSTFEPVK, from the exons ATGGTGAATTTCATGCTGAAGATCTCTGCCGACCTCGAAAACCTCACTAACCTCCAGCCTCAGGGCGGCTGTGACGATCCTTCCTTTCCCTATCTCTTCAAG CTGAAATGTGGGAGGTGTGGAGAGTTGAGTCAGAAGGAAACATGTGTGAGTTTGGGCGATACTGTTCCTCTTCTACAAGGCAAGGGAACCACCAATCTTGTTCAGAAG TGCAAATTTTGTATGAGGGAAGGAACTGTAACAATGATCCCGGGCAAAGGTCGACCACTGACTCAGGAAGATTGTGAAGGCGGAAAGTTTGCACCTTTGATGCTTTTTGACTGCAGGGGTTACGAGCCTGTAGGGTTTGTATTTGGCGTTGGCTGGAAGGTTGAATCT CTGGAAGGAACTAAATTTGAAGGTATTGACTTATCTGGAGATGACTTCTCTGAATATGATGAGAAGGGAGAGTGCCCTGTGATGATATCCAACCTCCGTTCTACTTTTGAACCGGTGAAGTAG